The Oreochromis aureus strain Israel breed Guangdong linkage group 15, ZZ_aureus, whole genome shotgun sequence genome contains the following window.
CAACTACCCGTGTCAAGCAGGAACGcttagaggaggaggaggacggtGAGGAGGGTCCAGGTGCAGGGTCTCCAATTCAGGACAGCAGTCCCATTCAGGGCCTCCTGTTCAAAGACCGGCCGCTAGTGCTGCTCTGTCCCCGCTGTGGAGAGCGCTGCTCCTCCCCAGAGGGCCTGCGGGAGCACCTATTTAGCCACGCCCTTGACCCCGCCCGTCTCATGGAGGGGCTGTCACAGGGTGGTGAGCTGGATGCCGGCCTAGAGGAGGGTCCTCCAGGAGCCCAGGAGCAGCTGGATGCAGGATGTTTAGAGGAAGCACTGAGACAGAGCCAGGCGCTAGCCAACcagctggctgctgagctgagGCGGAGCCGAGGAGGTGGTGGGAGCGGAGGAGGGGGGAGTAGCCCCGCCCCCTCCCTGCACTCACGCAAACGTAAGATCGCCTGCGCTGTCTGCAGCTTACGCTTTTCCCACAAGAGCCAGCTGCAGGAGCACATGTACACCCACACAGGCAAGCCGTCCCGCTACCACCGCTACAACCGCCTCTGCAGCCAGCTCTTCCAGGCCTCCGCCCACTTCTGCGACAGTGCTGCTGAGCCTGGGGGAGGGGCTGGGGGTGGATCCTCAGTGGGCAcccccatagctctctctgagGAGCCCAACAGGGACACTCAGGACAATGGCAGTTCCTGCTACTCCCTGGACTCTGAGATCTCCCAGGAGAGTGTGGACGGCGTTCCGGTCGAGTGATGCCATCTGTTATGAGGGATGTGATTGGACGGAATAGTAATTTCCGCAGGTGGTGGTGTTCTGAGTGTTTGATCTGTACCTGTTTgggagtagggatgggtatcgtttaggttttatccgataccggtgccaaaccggtacttttgaaacggtgccggtgcttaaacggtgctcaaaccggtgcttaaagaatggagaacacaaaattggtccaaaaacctctcatgttcagctgttttttttgtaaaaagataacaatgttagccttttctgcagctatagggcatatatggcatcactcttggctggaagcagtgcttaatcaatggaaaaaacacaaactttgtccaaaaacctctcatgtttaactgttttccactttttctttgggctacctttttggccagggtgaagggagcatctgccatcaatcaagaagacagctgcatgtaactacgacggtgtttgctagttcaccttacatgcattaatgtaataatgtggttagcctactcaacgttacacacgaacaacatgaagctactcacgcagagaagaacggctgctgctgccatcatcatccgtcatcatttctgctacgctgacagggctaggggccaggactctctattggggggatgttgctaactccgggtccgataacaggcaccacacccgcagtagatgtgcagtGTGAGGTCtcacagcaagctatcaaacacggcttatttctcggctttaaaaaaaccgctatgcgtcgccaggtgtttcatcagatttgaggtgttacctcctttgacagtatcacaatatcagcttaaagcacttgttgcaggctgctgagtttgcatcttttgctgtgaagtacagccagacttttgatcgcccgccttgggcattttaatctgtagctctgctctaaaagaacgtacgtacctggccccgcctactatcctcggaaacgtaaaatgattggctagaattggctcaggggaaaaaaaagcaccgaaataaagcaccgaaatgtgcgctgcttttcggtctggttactaccgtttatgtcagcaccggtgccatcatggcaccggacaccggtacccatccctatttgGGAGTGTCTGTGTTTAATCCAGTGATGTGGTCATGAGGTGCTGAGGTCAGGAGGTCGGACTGTTTGATGCTCAGAAACATCAGCAAAACCAGACTGATTGATGATTAATGATTAATTGATTGGGAACTGTTTCTCTGGTTTGAAACATTTGCTGATTTGTGCATGTTGAGCAAGTTTCTGGATTCTGATTACATGATTCATTGATTAATCAGCAGATTAATCAGAGATTAATGATACATCAGTACTTTGACTAATGTCACTTCCTGTCATTCATGTCACTGCTTTGTGTTTCCTTCTCTGAAATTGAGCCAGCAGAGACTCTAAACCTGAAAGCAGCCAACACTGAAGCCCATCCGAGTCTGAGAGgactgtgaggaagaggagacaGTGAGCACTGTGATGTCAGAGCGATCTGTGATGTCACAACCTTTCTGTGGATGCACTAACATGCGCAAACTACAAAAAGTGAACTACACAGATTTCTGTCATTTGGTGTCAGAGTGTCGTATATACAAGGTGTAATCTACAAGTTATCAGAACAGGTCTAAACCAAAAACTGGATCTCACGTTCAGGATCATCTTCCCCTGGTTTTTGGATCTCTCAGTGGAAATCCTGTCAGTTCACcttccagttttattttttacccaCGTTTTCTTTCCCTCCATCTTGCCACACAGGATTAGGACTAAAATTTACAGCAGTAAACCCTCTCGGTGACAAATAACGAGTAAGCGCCGTACACCTTACATGTAAAGTTTGAGTTAGTCTTTTGTCAACGTTCATCGTCAGAGAGCACAAGGCTTCTTGTTTCTGTCCTTTTAGTGTTGtccacaaagaaacaaaactaaagTACAGACTTCAGTAAATAACACTGTATGGCTAAACGTATTCACTCGTCTGCATATGACTAATAAGTCATAGTTCCTTCACTAGAACTAAGGGGCAGAGTCCAAGTCCTGAAAAGCACACCCACACCATAATCTGCCCCACTAAGCTTTACATTTGTCCTGGTAACCACCGAACCTAGACTCATCCATCAGAGTGTCAGATGGAGAAGCGTGATTGGTCACTCCGGAGAACATGTCTCCACTGCTCTAGAAGTCAGTGGCATTGTGCTTTACTCCACTGCATGTGATGCCTTCATTGCCCTTTGTGATGTACGGCTTAAGATACAAATGGTCaccatggaaacccattccatAAAGGTctctaatctgaaggccacatgaagtcTGTAGTGGTTGACTCTGCAGGAAGTTGGCGACCTCTGCGCGCTCTGTGCCTCAGCATCGGCAGAAAGTTTATCACCACAGAGTTACAAATGTTATCAGATGGAatacaacaaaaacatgcaGATCAGAACACGCAGGAAACACAAGACGGCATCCAGGTTAGGACGAACAGATCCCTTTGGAGGAGCTTGAAACGTTCAGGTTTTGCTTCTGAAGGTTTTCCAATGACTGAGTCCTGCTACACAGAGCTTTGAGAAGATTCAGAGTACCCTGAAAACGAGTGACATCCTCAGAGGATTGAATGAATATCTGCCAGTGCAGTGAATTTACACCCACCCAACAGCCAACAGGACGAGGAGAAGAAGGCAGCAGCTGCAGAAACGTACTGGCAGAAATGACCTGAAGCCACTTGGGTTCTCGGAGCTCTAGAGGTTCGATAGTGAAGCCCGGGAGGATGACCTGTCATTGAGATTAGCCGGAGTTAAACCAGGTTTTTATTGGACCTCTTCGCTGAAGCTGCTCACACCCGCTAACCTCAGTCTGCAGGACCAAAGACATAGAGGCAGAGCTCACAGTTCAGGTCAAAGCACGACCTAACGTCAGTCATCATCTGCCAAACTGAGCAGATCTGAAAACTCTTAAGTTCATCCTGTCTCTGTTCTGCTTTGCTTTAGTTTCTGCTAAACACGAGCTTACACCGAGGTAAAAATTAGTCCCTGTAGAAAAATCTCTGATTGAGGTGTTGCCCCTCAGTAGGCTTCAAGAAGCGGTCCAATCAGGATGAAGTGAGCTTAAACAGGCGCTCAGACACAGATGGGAGGGTTGCACTGAGGGTGTTCTTACATGGAGTCGGGattaaaaagcagctgatgGTTTAACTTCATTTAAAGGATCATTCCACAGTTTCTTCCATCTGACTCAAACAAAGGCAAGcacaaaaaaagacagaaaggacGGGTGGGAAAATAAACGTTTCCCAATCTGTGGGTCAGGACTCTCGCTGGGTCCCAGCCTACGCCCACAGGggcacattttttatttacatttttaaataaagttttaaaaatattcaatcttttttatatttatcataaaactgtgaaaaatctttaaaacaaataaaagccaAGAGAAAAGCATGATCTgaatcttatttttaaaaagttactgtcagagtttgaaatattttgtTGGAATACCCtattaaattttacattttattttgaaatggttACACTCCTATACGTTctaaactttttattttgaaggagtcatagtttattgcattttaaatacctttattttgaaggagttaCATTCTGTTGGATTTAAACCTTTTATTTTGAGGGATTTGAAGttagtttattttaaacattattttgaaGGAGCCAgtctgttatatttttaatttattaattaattaattttttatttttgaaggaATTATACACTGTTGCATTTGaatctttttattttgcagtgGTCCTATCTTGTATTTTAAACCTCTTATTTTGAAGAAATCAATATGTTCTATGCTaaacttattttgaaagagcaCCAATCTTGCATTTTAAACCTCTTATTGTGATGGGGCAATAGTCTTGCATTTTAAACCCTTTACTTTGAAGGAGTTACACTCTTGCATTTTAAACCTCTTATTTTGAAGGAGTTGATCTCAATTCCATTGTAAaccttttactttgaaagtttcCACCGGCCAGAGGGAAATTGGTGGTTCATCCCAGGTCTCTGCTGTTCCTTTCTGTGTCACATGACCAGCGCTCATTGATGATGAGGTGTTAATGATTATTGATCATGTGTGTGACTGTCGTGCCGTCGTCTTATTTCTGTGTTTCgctgtaaaaaaataaacaggaagttcagtgtcaaaatgtttttgtaaacgCATCTGTTTTTCATGGGTAGAACAATAAcgttttgtaaataaatgtttttttcaccaaTCAGATCGAACCCCTGCTGTTGTTTCAACATGTAGATGTACATGCGTATGCACACGTGTATgcccttcatttttttttattattgattttgaaacaggttTTAATCGGCTCGGCGTGGATGTTGCTGGGTTGCACCGCAGCATGCGACACACTTCAGCTGTTAGCTGTTAGCAGCGCCCAAATGTGCATCAGCACGATGGgaaaatgcccggtatgccagATTTTCAGTCCAGCCCTGGTACCGATCAACCAATACTGAAATTATTGATTAACCAGAGTAACCTGTTGGTGACATCAGCTTTTTATCACAGAGGTGATTATTGATAAGTTAGCTGCGTACTGATTGATTGCTGATCCATCTGCAGAAGAGCATTCTTTGTGCCCTGCCAGAATCTGACCTGCAGGAGTCAACAGAGAGCTGAGCAGCTAGGTGAGCAGAGAGGTATTGCAGGAAAATTCAGACTCCAGTTTAACTGCTTTGACTTGAggatttaaaaatcaaaatgattCAAAATAGATTTTTCATCAGTACGCATCGTCACGGGGTCAAAGGTGATGCCACAGATTTGATCACACTCCTCACTGTCAGCGTGAGTCCACGAGATACACTCTGTTTCCCACAATGCTTTGCCTCAGTGCAGGACTGGATGAACATTCCCGACAGTCTCTTGGCACTCACCTGTTGGGCGATCTGATTGGTCAGCGTGCTGTTGCTTAGGGACAGATGGATGTATTTTTACCCTCCATCACCATAGAAACAAAGGCTTCAGTTTCTTcttcacacatttaaaaatagacTCGGAGGACAGAGAGCCTGCGGCAGATCAATAATTGATCAAGGATCAATGATGCGGTGCCACGGTGTGACTGAAACGAGTCAGAACAGCTGATGGACTCGACGACTTTGCTCTGCTGCTGTTTGGAGATGGTGACCTCTCGCCTGAGCCTTAGATATCAATCACAACTGAAACactgatcaatcaatcaatcccTTAAACAGAGTGAGCATCTTCTCATGTTTAAAATCAGTATTTCTCCTTTCAATTCATCTTTTCAtcgttatttcctgttttatttttaaattactcACCTTATTTCATTCGGTCCAGGTCCACCTTCTGCCACACCTGTGCACGAACAGGTGTGGCTTTGCGCTTTCTGCAGGTTCCTCATTAAAGTTTCTTGTTCAGGATTAGTGCAGATTGCTAATTACAGATAAAATGCTGAGCTTTGATTGGTCTTTTCTTCCCATCATCATCAAACACAGATGAACATTCGTGTTTGTAACAGGAAGTACTTCAGAAGGAGTACATCCTGTCAAAATTAAGCAGTTTGAAAACAGTTCTAGGAGCATTTTAACAGTTTGAAATCACAAAAAGCTGATGAAACGTGTTTGTAATGAGCAGGAAACACGTGGACTCTGACCTTGGATGTTTTTAAGTGTGATGTTGTTCAGATCTCCATGGTTTCTGTCATTTCCAAGGTGTTGGTGCTGCTGCTCTAAAATCATCAGCTGACTGAAACGTTTAAAGAGTCAAACTCTGCTGCCATTAAGTGAAATTGGATGTGACAGTGATGTTACTCTGCTGTCACGTTTCATCAAGTCTTCGTGCTTCgttaaacctttatttatttactgtatcAGATTCCTGAAGAACCAGTGTCACACtagtaactgtaactgtaatgtgattacagtaagGTGTAACAGCCGTGCTTCTACGGTGGTGTGTTTCGGTGTTGAATGTCCGGCAGATTTTCGGAGAAGTAGAAGGAAACACGTATGTTGTATTCTACACACAGAAAGGGTTTTAGGGAAGAGGACGCAGCGCCacacctgcagttcctctggttTCCAGCAAAGGCAGGGCTGAGTCACGCGTACAGCCTGAAACAAACTGATTGGTCTCTTTCCTCGTTCATAACACCTGTAAGGAGGGAGGATGTTTCTATGACTCACCTGTTTAAGAGTTGTGTGTTTATTGAAAACTTTATTGACACTGtgtctgtggacaaacacgTGCAGGCATCGTTACACAGAGCTATTTGGTGATTGGACCTCCTGATGACACAAACCTGATTACAGGACACGAAAGCTTCTGTTTCTTTCCCCCTCCCCCCGCCCGCGTACCACCGCTTTATCGAAGAAGCAAtttgtgtaaaagaaaaaaacatcagtcagtGTGGTTGCTATGGAAACTGGGGAGGCGCAGCGCTGGTGGCAGCGAGAAGAGAGATGAGCTCAGTGTTTCCTGACGACTCCAAGAGAAACAGATCCGATCAGCAGGAAGCACCCAGGTGAGAACTCATCTGTTCATTCATCATGTTCATTCATGTTCATACCTgcctgatgatgtcatcaattCATgcctgatgatgtcatcagcCAGCAGGTGGTTTCCATTAGAGGAAGAGGAAGTTTATTTTGGAGGCAGCAGGTTATTGAAGAGTGATCAGCTGACTGGAACTTCCTGTCATGATGTAAACACTTGGAGTCTGAGGCCAACTGGAAGTGTTTGTGAGGGTGTACCTGAGCTGCACTGACCCACCTCAAGCAGGTGATGATGGCTGAACTCCTCAGAGGTGTTGGTGAGCCAGAGGAGCAGCAGGACAGCTCCTCACAGGCCTTCTTCTTGTCCCCTTGGTTTCATGGGACAGACTTGTTTTTTCACCTTCACCCcactcagctgtgatggacaGTTAACCCCAGCAGCACAGCGTCTCAGCTGTTACTCAGTTATTGatctttaaaataatttaatttcccCAAATACTGACTATATAATCAAGTTCAGGAttcagtgtgtctgtttgtgcgtctgagtgtttatgtgtgtctgtgtgtgacttTAATAACCTGCT
Protein-coding sequences here:
- the zbtb25 gene encoding zinc finger and BTB domain-containing protein 25 → MEVSSHSLFLLQQLNVQREFGFLCDCTVAIGNVYFKAHRAVLAAFSNYFKMIFIHQSSECIKIQPTDIQPDVFSYLLHIMYTGMCPKQPVDHSRLQEGIKFLHAYQLCRKTGEGAAETANNVVRMSNLYGIQISSQLASKEGPGVPKTTTVSRGAEDGRSSDRGARSHSQLSLAVGLEGVSSDHQASALRCSVASGDDSDISTTRVKQERLEEEEDGEEGPGAGSPIQDSSPIQGLLFKDRPLVLLCPRCGERCSSPEGLREHLFSHALDPARLMEGLSQGGELDAGLEEGPPGAQEQLDAGCLEEALRQSQALANQLAAELRRSRGGGGSGGGGSSPAPSLHSRKRKIACAVCSLRFSHKSQLQEHMYTHTGKPSRYHRYNRLCSQLFQASAHFCDSAAEPGGGAGGGSSVGTPIALSEEPNRDTQDNGSSCYSLDSEISQESVDGVPVE